A stretch of Candidatus Desulfatibia profunda DNA encodes these proteins:
- the mreC gene encoding rod shape-determining protein MreC: MIIGVVVLIAANIIALSVTSRRYTSFGPGRVAIVLVAPFQEVVTRSIRFARDLWNHYFFLVSVAKENDKLKKAISYAVEEHNRSSELNLANIRLRNLLDFQKSMNHQVLAAEVIGKDPSPWYKTIIIDKGKDDGVKKGMAVVIPEGVAGQVMDVSTHYSKVLLIIDPNSAVDAVVQDTRARGIIKGESWGRCLFKYVLRKDDVRVGVRVVSSGLDGVYPKGLGVGHVSEVIRKNSGIFQEVTVIPFVDFEKLEEVLVVLNPPEHDFGNLK; the protein is encoded by the coding sequence ATGATTATTGGCGTGGTTGTGCTGATCGCCGCCAACATCATAGCCCTTTCTGTGACAAGCCGCCGCTACACTTCTTTTGGGCCCGGTCGTGTTGCTATTGTGCTGGTGGCGCCTTTTCAGGAAGTTGTTACCCGGTCGATTCGTTTTGCCAGAGATTTATGGAACCACTATTTTTTTTTAGTTTCAGTAGCCAAAGAGAATGACAAATTAAAGAAAGCCATCAGTTACGCTGTTGAGGAACATAACCGGAGCAGCGAGCTTAATCTTGCCAACATTCGTCTTCGAAATTTGCTCGACTTTCAAAAATCAATGAACCATCAAGTCCTTGCTGCTGAAGTCATTGGTAAGGATCCTTCTCCCTGGTATAAAACCATCATCATCGACAAAGGCAAAGATGACGGTGTCAAAAAGGGGATGGCAGTCGTGATCCCCGAAGGGGTCGCCGGACAGGTTATGGATGTTTCAACCCATTATTCCAAAGTTTTGCTCATTATTGACCCGAACAGCGCAGTCGATGCCGTGGTTCAAGATACACGGGCTCGCGGAATCATTAAGGGCGAATCTTGGGGACGCTGTCTTTTTAAATATGTTTTGCGCAAGGATGACGTTCGTGTCGGTGTCAGGGTTGTTTCGTCCGGATTGGATGGTGTTTATCCCAAAGGTCTAGGGGTGGGACACGTTTCAGAAGTTATCCGGAAAAATTCAGGCATCTTTCAAGAAGTGACCGTGATTCCATTTGTGGATTTTGAAAAACTTGAAGAGGTTTTGGTTGTATTGAATCCTCCTGAGCATGATTTTGGGAACCTGAAATGA